The Nocardia sp. BMG51109 nucleotide sequence GCCAGGCCGATGGTCTCGCTCTTGAGCGCCAGCCCCGGGCCCGACGTACTGGTGACGCCGAGCGAACCGCCCAGCGAAGCACCCAGCGCCGCACCGATTCCGGCGATCTCGTCCTCGGCCTGGAACGTCGCGACGCCGAAGTTCTTGTGCTTGCTCAGCTCGTGCAGGATGTCGGAGGCCGGCGTGATCGGATAGGTGCCCAGGAACACCTGCAGCCCGGACAGCTGCCCGGCCGTCACGATGCCGTAGGCGAGCGCCGTGTTGCCGGTGATCTGCCGGTAGGTGCCCGCCGGCAGCGCCGCCGGGGCCACCTCGTAGGTGGTGGCGAAGGCCTCGGTGGTCTCGCCGTAGTTCCAGCCGGCCCGGAACGCCAGGATGTTCGCCTCCGCGATATCCGGCTTGGCGGCGAACTTCTCGCGCATGAACTGCTCGGTGCCGCCGATCGGCCGCCCGTACATCCACGACAGCAAGCCGAGGGCGAACATGTTCTTCGCGCGCTGGGCGTCCTTCTTGCCGATGCCGGTGGGCTCGGTGGCGGCCATCGTCAGCGAGGTCATGGGCACCCGGTGCACGACGAAATCCGACAGCGTCTCGTCGTCGAGCGGGTCGGCGCCGTAGCCGACCTTGCTCAGGTTGCGCTTGGTGAACTCGTCGGTGTTCACGATCACCGTGGCGCCGCGCGCCAGCTCCTCCAGATTCGCCTTCAGCGCCGCCGGATTCATCGCCACCAGCACGTCGGGCTGGTCGCCGGCCGTGAGGATGTCGTAGTCGGCGATCTGGATCTGGAACGACGACACCCCGGGCAGGGTGCCCTGCGGCGCCCGGATCTCCGCCGGGAAGTTCGGCATGGTGGCGAGGTCGTTGCCGAATGCGGCCGCCTCGTGCGTGAAACGGTCGCCGGTCAGCTGCATACCGTCGCCGGAATCACCGGCGAAGCGGATGACGACCCTCTCGATCTTCTCCGACACATTCTCGTCAGCCATGTGCCCGCATCACTTCCTCGTCGATATGAGGTACCACTGGCCAAGTTACTCCCCCGCACCCCGGACACACCCGAGTTATGTGCGGTCCAACATGATTCGGCAGAACTCGCCGAGCTCGGGTCAGGCGAACAGCGCCAGCTGCGAATCGGGCTGTGGCACACCGTTGTCCGGCTCGTGACGTGGTGTTACGCCGGCGGATCGGTCGCGGTTCAGTCCGTGTCGCGCGAGCAGCGGCTCGACCCGACCACGCAGCCACGCCGAATACTCCGGTGTGACGTACGCCCCACGACCGTACAGTTGCCGGTATCGGCGCAGCAGCGCCGGGTGGTGGGTGCCCAGCCAGTCCAGGAACCAGCCGCGGGTGCTGCCGCGCAGATGCATCGGGAACGCGACCGCGCTCGCCGCGCCGGCCGCCGCGATCTCGCCGAACAACGCGTCCAGGTGTGCCCTGCCATCGGTCAGGCAGGGGATGACCGGCGCCACCATGACGTGCACCGGGAAACCGGCCTCGGTCAGCGCCCGCACCAGCTCCAGCCGGGCCCGCGGCGAGGGCGTGCCCGACTCCAGGGCGCGGTGCAGATCCTCGTCCAGAATGGCGATCGAGACCGCCAGGCTCACCGGCACCACGCCGGCGGCCCCGGTCAGCAGCGGCAGATCGCGGCGCAGCAGCGTGCCCTTGGTGAGGATGGAGAAGGGCGTACCCGACTCGGCCAGCGCGCCGATGATGCCCGGCATCAACCGGTAGCGCCCCTCCGCCCGCTGGTACGGGTCGGTATTGGTGCCCAGCGCCACCCCGTCGCGCCGCCACGACCGCCGGCGCAGTTCGCGCCGCAATACCGCGGCGACATTGGTCTTCACCACGATCTGGGTGTCGAAATCGCGGCCCGCGTCCAGTTCCAGGTACTCGTGACTGCCGCGGGCGAAGCAGTACCGGCAGGCGTGCGAACAGCCGCGCATCGGGTTGATCGTCCACTCGAACGGCAACCCCGAACCCGCCGGCAACCGGTTCAGCGCGCTCTTGCACAGCACCTCGTGGAACGTGACCCCGTCGAACTCCGGGGTCCGCACGCTGCGCACGAAACCGGCCCGCTCGAGGCCGGGGAGGGCCCCGTCATCGGCGTCGAGGGTCTGGTTCTGCCACCGCACCCCTTCCAGTCGAACATCTGTTCTAATCACTGTCAAGCAAGGCTGGGCGCCTCCGGGCGCAGCGCCGCCCCCTGATAAAAGGCGATCAGGTCGCGCACCGTCTCCTCGGTCGGCCGCGGCCGGTAGCCGAGTTCCGCCTCGGCCTTCGACCCGTCCACCACCGGCGCCGACAGCAGCGCGCCCATGGCCGCCTTGGACACCCGGTCGCTGCCGAACAACCTCGCCGCCGGCTCCAGCACCGGCAGCGCCGCCGAGATGACCTTGGGCGGGATCGCGAACGACGGGCCGCGCTTACCGTTCACCGCGGCGGCCATCCGGCTGACCTCGAGCATCGTGACCATCGCGCCGGTCAGCAGATAGTTCTCGCCGGTCCGCCCGTGCTCGCCGGCCAGGATCAGCCCGGCGGCCACATCGCGCACGTCGACCAGGTCGAAGCCGCCGCCGATCATCACCGGCACCCGGCCGCGGGCACAGTCCCGCAGCGTCGTGTTGATCCGGGAGCCGGAATGGTCGACCGGACCGTACACGCCGGTCGGGTTGCAGATCACCGCGTCCAGCCCGGCGTCGATCACGGCCCGCAGCTCGACCTCGCCCTGCGCCTTGGACCGGTCGTAGACCGGCAGGCCGGGATCGACCGACCGCGCCGAATTCTCATCGATGCGACCGCCGCAGGTGTACTGATCGAAGGCGTGGATGGAGCTGGCGTGCACCATCCGGCGCACACCCACCGCGCGGGCGGCCTCGGCCACCACGCGCACGCCCTCGGTGTTCACCCGCCAGGCCAGGTCGTTGCGGTGCGCCAGGGTGATCACCGCGACCAGGTGGTAGACCACCTCGGCGCCGTCCAGGGCGGTACGCAGAGATTCCGGGTCCAGCACGTCGCCGGTCACCCAGGTCACGCCCGGGCCGGCCGTGCCGCGTTCGGGCCCGTCGCCCCAGCCGACCGGCCGAACCCGATCGACCGCCGTCACCTCGTGACCCCCCGCCACCAGCCGGTGGAGCAGATTCGTGCCAAGGAAGCCGGCTGCGCCGGTCACTGCGACCTTCATGGCACCGAGGATATAGAACCCGTTTCAAATTGCAACACGTTCTACTTTTCTCGGATTCCCGGCGGATTCCCGGTCCCGGCCGTCGCGTCCGGTCGAAACGTGTCGCGCTGGTCAGCTATATTGATGCGCAGCCGTCGCCGTCAGCCGACCGGCGATGCGGCGGTGCACGAGCACGACGTTCACGAAGGCTCACGACGTTCACGAAGGCTGATGATCACGATGATTGGGGGGCACATTCGATGACGGAGAATCTTTCCGCCGAGACCGACGCGGTCCGGGCATTCGCCACGACACAGGAGGGGGTCGCCGGCCAGATCGCGGCCGCGGGCGATATGGACGCGGTCGGTCACGTCGCGGCGATGACACCGGTGTTCGGCCTCATCGGGGCAGACTATCTCGCCATGTTCGCGGCGGCACAGGTGTTGCACTGCAAGGACATCAACGACCTGTCGGCCAAGTGTGACCACCTGGGCCGGGCCGCATTCGGCACCGCGGCGGTGTTCGACGACACCGACTCGGCCTTCCAGGGCGCGCTCGGTTCCCTCGGCAACGAGATCGGGGGCTGACCGTGCGCACACTCGATTCCGGCCACGACGGCGGCGTCATCGGGCCACCACCGGCGGCCCCGGCCGAGGCCGCCCCGCTGCCCACGGCCGAGCCCACGATGGCGCCGGCCGACCAGCAGGGCCCGATCCTGGACATCCCGCTGGGCCAGCTACCCGCCGACGTGCCGCAGCCCGAGGCCCCGGCATTCATGCCGTCCCGCAAGGAGTTCGAGGACAACGGGTCGCCCGTGTCCGGCATGCCGCACGCGTCCGGTCCGGGCGGTTCCGGTGCGCCCGAGGCCGCGGCGGCGCAACCGTCCGGATTCGACGATCCCGCCTCTCCCTTGCTCGGCGCCGCGCACGGCGCGATCGATGGCGCGCAGGGCGTGGTGGGCGATGCGCAGGGCCTGCTCGGCGGCGCGCACCAGGCGGTGAACAACGCCGCCGGCGGGCTCGGCGGCGCGGCCTCGGCGGCGCAGAACGCGACCACGCCGGCCGTCGCGGGTGTGCAGAATGCCGCCGGTGTACCGGGAGCCGCCATGCCCGCCGATCCGGCCGCGGCCCTGATGAGCGGCCTCGCGCTGCCCGCCGTGCCGGGTATCGACATGCTGTTCAAGCCCTTCCTGGACATGCTGTCCTCGTTCGGCACCGGCGTCATGGGCGCGCTCAACCCGGCCACCCTGCTGAGCCAGTCCTCGCAGGTGATCCAGAGTGCTATGCAGGTCGGCCAGGGCGCCCTGAAGAGCGTCGGCGAGCTGTGGCAGGGACAGGCGTCGCGCAGCGCGCAGGCCGCCGGCCAGCAGACACAGGCCCACGGCGAGGACACCGCCCAGCGCGGTCTGGACATCTCCAAGCTCACCGAGGAGGCCGCGGCCGTGGTGCAGCGTGGCAACGTGCAGCTCACCGCGGTCGCCAATTCCCTTGCCGCACAGGCTTCCGCGCTGGCGCCGGTGATCCTCACCCCGCCGGGGCAGGCCACGCTGATCGGCCTGGCCACCGAACATCTGGGCCAGGCCGTGACGATCGTCAACGCCACCCGCGGCGAGCTCGGGGGCTACACCGGTCAGCTGTCGAACGTCGTGCAGCAGGTGGTGGGCGCCAGTGGCGCCCCGAATCCGGCCGAGGTCGCGCAGTCGATGGCGCAGAACATCGGCCAGCCGATCATGGAGCAGGCGCAGGGGCTGGCCTCGGGCGCCGGCTCGGACACGATGACGGCGGGCCTCGGCGACTCCACCGACCCGGGCATCGCGACGCACGCGTCGTCGTTCGGCGGCAACGGCGCACATCCCGGCTCGGGCGGCGGTGGCGGCCTCTCCGGCGGCGGGCTCGGCGGTATCAGCGGCGGCGCGGGCGCCACGCCCGGCGGCCCCGGCGGTGCGGCCGTCGGGAAGCCCGGCGCGATGCCCGGAATGCCCTTCGGCCCCGGTATGCCGGGCGCGGCCGGCACCTCCGGTATGGCCGGTTCCGGCTTCATGGGCGCCCCCGGCATGGCGGCCGGCCAGCGCAACAACGAGGAAGAGCACGACCGCACCGTGCAGCCCTACCAGAGCCCCACGGGCAACACCGATCTCACCGGGCAGCTGGGCGAGACCACACCCGAGGTCATCGGCCAGACCCACCACGACGAGATCATCAACGACTACGAGATGGATCAGCTGTAGGAGCGGGCCGCAGCGTGTCGGAGCGCAGCGCGGTGTGCGTGGTGAGCCATTCGGCCGCGCTGTCGCGCACCTCGCGCACCACATCGGCGACGACCGGAACGGGATGGTGGCGGCCACGCCACAGCGCGCCCGCCGCGAAGCGCGCGCTGCGGGCGGCCGAGTTGAGCTCGCCCGGGCGGCGGGTGCGGCTGAAGATGCCGGTGACCATTTCGGCCAGTTCCGGATCGTGCGTCGCCGCTCGGTAGAGTTCGATCTCCAACGGGCGCATCGTCTCTCCGCGCGCCAGCCGGTTGGTCCAGTGGTAGATCTCGCGGCATTCGCGCACCCGCCGCCGGTCCCAGGCGGCGACCGCGTCGTCGAGCCGCCGCGCGTCATCGAGCACCGGGGCGACCGCCTCTCCCAACAGTCGTCCGTAGTGCAGCGCGTCGCGGATGCCCTGCGCGGTGACGGGATCCTTGAAATGGCCGGCATCGCCCGGCAACGCCCAGCCCGGGCCCGACGACCGGCGGAAGTACGAGGCCAGTCCCGTCGCCGACCGTACCCGGCCCACCCGCTCACAGCCCCGCAACCGGGCCCCCAGTTCCGGTATCCGCTCGATCGCCTCGGTGTAGCGATGTTCGGCCGCACCGGGCCGGCGGGGACTCGGGCCGGTGGGCGGCTGCACCAGGCACAGCAGCAAGCCGTCGTCGCACGGGAACGCGGTGCCCAGATCGGCACCGGTCCGCCACTGGGCGGCGATGTGCCGCCGGTCCGGGGCACTGTCGCGCCAGTAGGCGAAATAGCAGTCCCGCCCGCTCGGGACCTCGGCGAACGGGCGTTCGGCCCCCACCAGCCGGGCGATGGTGCTGCGCCGCCCGTCGGCACCGACGACCAGCCGGGCCGCGATCTCGGCCTCGGCACCGGCGGCGTTCGTATATCGCACGCCGACGCAGCGCCGTCCGTCCCAGACGACATTCGTGACCCGGCACCGTTCCCGGATTTCGGCGCCCGCCGCGGCCGCCGTGCGGACGAGGACGCCGTCCATCCCGGTGCGGCGCACGCACATCGCGTAGTCGATCCCGTCGAGCGCCGGAAACGCCGATCCGATGCCGTGCCCCTCTCCCCCGGCGTACGCCCGGGTCAGCCGGGGCGCGCCCAGCTCCGCCACGCCGTCGAGCGCGCCGAGCCGCCGGAGTTCGGCGACCCCGGCCGGCCAGAGCAGGTGCGTGGACAGGGTGTCGGACGGGAAATGGGCGCTGTCCAGCACGATCACCCGCCGCCCGGCCCGGGCCAGGGCGGCGGCCGTCGCGGTACCCGCACAGCGGGCGCCGACCACGACCACATCGGCCCGCTCGACCGCCGAGGCAGGGGAGTCGCCCATACATACCGCCTCGGTCATCAAGTCTCGGACAGTTTGTCCGATTCGATGGTGCGGCCGCCGGCGGCGAAAGTCAACGACCGCGCCGACATTGTCCGAGACAGCAAGGCGGCCCCCCGCCGCCGCGAGTTCCCCGCGAACGGCGGGCACAATGGCCTCATGACATGCGCGAGCGGAGGTATACCGGGCCGGTCGACCCGGGCAGTGTCGGAGGCCGAGCGTTGCCGTCACTGACCCGCGTTCCGAAACACGCGCGCAAGCCCACCGATGACCGCCGTGCCGAGTTCGAACAGCGTGTGCTCGCCGCCGTGGAGGATCTCCTCGCCGACGGCACCCCGTACACCGAGATCGCCGTGCAGCGGATCGCCGCGGCCTCGAGCTCCGCCCGATCGACGTTCTACCGCTACTTCCCGGACAAGAGCCAGTTGCTGATCCGGATGGCCGATCTGGCCGCCACCGACCTGTTCCAGGCGGCCGAGAGCTGGTGGAGCGCCGAGCACACCGACCGCCAGGCCGGCGTCGTGCGGGCCATCGGCGCCATGATCGCCGGTTTCCGCCGGCACCGCTACCTGCTGCTGGCGCTGAACGAGGTGGCCGCCTACGACCGCGATGTCGGCGCCTACTGGCGCACCCGCGTGGCGACGTTCACCGCGATGGTGCGCGCCCGCCTGGAGGCCGACCGCGAGGCCGGCCGGATCAGCGCCGACGTCGACCCCGCCGCCACGGCGCTGGTGCTGACCTCGATGGTGGAGCGCGCCATCACCACCGCGTTCTCCGCCGATACCGGCATCGGAGACCACGCACTGGCCACCACCCTGGGGCGGGCGATCTGGTTGGTCGTGTACGGAGACGCACCCGGCCCGGCGTGAATCGACTGTTCGCCCAGCATCCTCACTCGACATAGAACACGTTTCATAATCCCGCCCTCCAGCACGCTGCTCAGGTATCTGTTCCTACACGCCGGAGCCCTCGAATACCCGCCGGAACCGCCGGTCAGAGCGACACGTCGGGCGATTTCGTGACAGCTCCGATCGGTCC carries:
- a CDS encoding 2-oxoacid:acceptor oxidoreductase subunit alpha is translated as MADENVSEKIERVVIRFAGDSGDGMQLTGDRFTHEAAAFGNDLATMPNFPAEIRAPQGTLPGVSSFQIQIADYDILTAGDQPDVLVAMNPAALKANLEELARGATVIVNTDEFTKRNLSKVGYGADPLDDETLSDFVVHRVPMTSLTMAATEPTGIGKKDAQRAKNMFALGLLSWMYGRPIGGTEQFMREKFAAKPDIAEANILAFRAGWNYGETTEAFATTYEVAPAALPAGTYRQITGNTALAYGIVTAGQLSGLQVFLGTYPITPASDILHELSKHKNFGVATFQAEDEIAGIGAALGASLGGSLGVTSTSGPGLALKSETIGLAVMTELPLLIVDVQRGGPSTGLPTKTEQADLLQALYGRNGESPVAVLAPRSPADCFATAVSAARIALTYRTPVLLLSDGAIANGSEPWAIPDVADLEPIDPAFEPEAAAEDSSFQPYARDPETLARPLAVPGTAGRAHRIGGLEKADGSGNISYDPANHELMVRLRQAKIDGIAVPDLEVDDPGGRAELLLIGWGSSFGPIGEACRRARRRGVPVAQAHLRYLNPLPANTGAVLRRYHTVVCPEMNGGQLATLLRARYLVDVQPWTKIAGTAFSAQELVGVIDAALDGSIAEMEQDKAFAARARATYRTTGGQG
- a CDS encoding Rv2578c family radical SAM protein yields the protein MRWQNQTLDADDGALPGLERAGFVRSVRTPEFDGVTFHEVLCKSALNRLPAGSGLPFEWTINPMRGCSHACRYCFARGSHEYLELDAGRDFDTQIVVKTNVAAVLRRELRRRSWRRDGVALGTNTDPYQRAEGRYRLMPGIIGALAESGTPFSILTKGTLLRRDLPLLTGAAGVVPVSLAVSIAILDEDLHRALESGTPSPRARLELVRALTEAGFPVHVMVAPVIPCLTDGRAHLDALFGEIAAAGAASAVAFPMHLRGSTRGWFLDWLGTHHPALLRRYRQLYGRGAYVTPEYSAWLRGRVEPLLARHGLNRDRSAGVTPRHEPDNGVPQPDSQLALFA
- a CDS encoding NAD-dependent epimerase/dehydratase family protein; translated protein: MKVAVTGAAGFLGTNLLHRLVAGGHEVTAVDRVRPVGWGDGPERGTAGPGVTWVTGDVLDPESLRTALDGAEVVYHLVAVITLAHRNDLAWRVNTEGVRVVAEAARAVGVRRMVHASSIHAFDQYTCGGRIDENSARSVDPGLPVYDRSKAQGEVELRAVIDAGLDAVICNPTGVYGPVDHSGSRINTTLRDCARGRVPVMIGGGFDLVDVRDVAAGLILAGEHGRTGENYLLTGAMVTMLEVSRMAAAVNGKRGPSFAIPPKVISAALPVLEPAARLFGSDRVSKAAMGALLSAPVVDGSKAEAELGYRPRPTEETVRDLIAFYQGAALRPEAPSLA
- a CDS encoding type VII secretion target; this encodes MTENLSAETDAVRAFATTQEGVAGQIAAAGDMDAVGHVAAMTPVFGLIGADYLAMFAAAQVLHCKDINDLSAKCDHLGRAAFGTAAVFDDTDSAFQGALGSLGNEIGG
- a CDS encoding NAD(P)/FAD-dependent oxidoreductase; its protein translation is MGDSPASAVERADVVVVGARCAGTATAAALARAGRRVIVLDSAHFPSDTLSTHLLWPAGVAELRRLGALDGVAELGAPRLTRAYAGGEGHGIGSAFPALDGIDYAMCVRRTGMDGVLVRTAAAAGAEIRERCRVTNVVWDGRRCVGVRYTNAAGAEAEIAARLVVGADGRRSTIARLVGAERPFAEVPSGRDCYFAYWRDSAPDRRHIAAQWRTGADLGTAFPCDDGLLLCLVQPPTGPSPRRPGAAEHRYTEAIERIPELGARLRGCERVGRVRSATGLASYFRRSSGPGWALPGDAGHFKDPVTAQGIRDALHYGRLLGEAVAPVLDDARRLDDAVAAWDRRRVRECREIYHWTNRLARGETMRPLEIELYRAATHDPELAEMVTGIFSRTRRPGELNSAARSARFAAGALWRGRHHPVPVVADVVREVRDSAAEWLTTHTALRSDTLRPAPTADPSRSR
- a CDS encoding TetR/AcrR family transcriptional regulator produces the protein MPSLTRVPKHARKPTDDRRAEFEQRVLAAVEDLLADGTPYTEIAVQRIAAASSSARSTFYRYFPDKSQLLIRMADLAATDLFQAAESWWSAEHTDRQAGVVRAIGAMIAGFRRHRYLLLALNEVAAYDRDVGAYWRTRVATFTAMVRARLEADREAGRISADVDPAATALVLTSMVERAITTAFSADTGIGDHALATTLGRAIWLVVYGDAPGPA